In a genomic window of Virgibacillus sp. SK37:
- a CDS encoding MgtC/SapB family protein, whose protein sequence is MMTRIIIALVLSGLIGFERELKNHSAGFRTHILVGVGACLMMLLSLYGFEDWVNKYENIRFDPARIPSYVISGIGFLGAGTIIVYGGTIRGLTTAASIWTVAGLGLVVGAGMYAPAIFTTFVILLSLIFLNNLEKLFTNRSKSSLIEIVAHPQLEIGQVVSIFESVNLQIKKVEIIKLENNMINIFIRIEPDKQTDPVLVFNRIAAIEDVKSVNELK, encoded by the coding sequence ATGATGACAAGAATTATAATAGCGCTTGTGTTATCTGGTCTAATTGGTTTTGAGCGAGAATTAAAAAATCACTCAGCTGGTTTTCGTACTCACATATTAGTAGGTGTTGGAGCATGTCTTATGATGCTTCTATCCCTTTATGGTTTTGAGGATTGGGTTAATAAATATGAAAATATAAGATTTGATCCTGCAAGAATACCTTCCTATGTTATTAGTGGAATTGGTTTTTTAGGGGCTGGCACCATTATTGTTTACGGAGGTACTATTCGAGGTTTAACAACTGCTGCCTCTATATGGACAGTTGCTGGACTTGGGCTGGTAGTCGGAGCTGGAATGTATGCACCGGCTATTTTTACGACTTTTGTAATATTGTTAAGTCTCATATTTTTAAACAATCTCGAAAAACTCTTCACAAACCGAAGTAAAAGTTCATTAATTGAAATTGTAGCTCATCCTCAGTTAGAAATAGGCCAGGTAGTTTCCATCTTTGAAAGCGTCAATCTACAAATTAAAAAGGTGGAGATCATAAAGTTAGAAAATAATATGATAAACATTTTTATTAGAATTGAGCCGGATAAGCAGACAGATCCTGTTTTGGTGTTTAATCGTATTGCGGCAATTGAAGATGTAAAGAGTGTGAATGAATTAAAATAG
- a CDS encoding CtsR family transcriptional regulator gives MSNISDIIEQHLKEILQAKGKDVIEIKRSEVADQFQCVPSQINYVINTRFTVEKGYIVESKRGGGGYIRIMRVKHQDKSELIDEIIEMINPTVTQQAAVDILERLLEEDLITTREAKLILSAIGRNTLAFQLPLRDEVRARLLTAMLSTLKYLNE, from the coding sequence ATGAGTAATATTTCCGATATTATTGAACAGCATTTAAAGGAAATCTTACAAGCAAAAGGCAAAGATGTAATTGAAATAAAAAGAAGTGAGGTTGCAGATCAGTTTCAATGTGTCCCCTCGCAAATAAATTATGTGATTAATACTAGGTTTACTGTGGAAAAAGGTTATATAGTAGAGAGTAAACGTGGAGGCGGTGGCTATATCCGTATTATGCGGGTGAAGCACCAAGACAAATCAGAATTAATTGATGAAATTATTGAAATGATTAATCCAACTGTTACACAGCAGGCAGCTGTAGATATACTTGAACGTCTTCTGGAGGAAGATTTAATTACTACTAGGGAGGCAAAACTCATTCTAAGTGCAATTGGGAGGAATACATTGGCATTTCAGCTGCCGTTGCGGGATGAAGTACGTGCTCGATTATTAACAGCGATGCTTTCAACTTTAAAATATTTAAATGAGTAA
- a CDS encoding UvrB/UvrC motif-containing protein, translated as MECQECHERPATLHFTQVINGNKTEVHVCEVCAKEKGYMSYPEEGYSLHNLLSGLFNFDSLKQESNNEGVFKQVKELQCPKCEMSYSQFKRVGKFGCAVCYETFADRLDPIFKRVHAGNTQHHGKIPKRQGGDLHKKKQISNYKAQLRHLIESEAFEDAAKIRDKIKALENDTGDSSEAGDNS; from the coding sequence GTGGAATGTCAGGAATGTCATGAAAGACCTGCAACACTTCATTTTACTCAGGTGATTAATGGAAATAAGACAGAGGTGCATGTGTGTGAAGTATGTGCTAAGGAAAAAGGTTATATGTCCTATCCAGAGGAAGGTTATTCCTTGCACAATCTTCTCTCAGGGTTATTTAACTTTGATTCTTTGAAACAAGAGTCCAATAATGAAGGTGTGTTTAAGCAAGTAAAAGAATTACAATGCCCAAAATGTGAAATGAGTTATTCGCAATTTAAACGTGTAGGTAAATTTGGTTGTGCGGTTTGTTATGAAACATTTGCTGATCGATTGGATCCAATTTTTAAACGTGTTCATGCAGGTAATACACAACACCACGGAAAGATTCCTAAACGCCAGGGCGGAGACCTTCATAAGAAGAAACAAATTAGTAATTATAAAGCTCAGCTAAGGCACTTAATAGAAAGTGAAGCCTTTGAGGATGCAGCAAAAATAAGAGATAAAATTAAAGCACTTGAAAATGACACGGGTGACTCCTCGGAAGCAGGTGATAACTCATGA
- a CDS encoding protein arginine kinase, with product MTLQNFMNEAISPWMREEGPDNDIVLSSRIRLARNFANTTYPILADPNQLEEIRDFFKDNYENKSFEEYKDFSFLPIQNLSAVERQVLVEKHLISPHLVKHADTAAALISENEQVSVMINEEDHIRIQFYLPGFQLNKALEKSFEFDDWLEEKINYAFDETRGYLTSCPTNVGTGMRASVMMHLPALTLTKQISRMIPAINQLGLVVRGIYGEGSEAVGNIYQISNQITLGKSEEDIVEDLQSVVEQLIDHERKARMQIMEQSSKRLEDRIYRSYGVLEYSRIMESKEAAKCLSDVRLGIDLGIITNVSKNILNELMILTQPGFLQQYASKTLNPDERDILRASLIRERLQLEK from the coding sequence ATGACATTGCAGAATTTTATGAACGAAGCAATCAGTCCATGGATGCGAGAAGAAGGTCCCGATAATGATATTGTGCTAAGTAGTCGTATTCGTTTAGCGCGTAACTTTGCGAACACAACTTATCCGATTCTGGCTGACCCAAACCAGTTGGAAGAGATCCGGGATTTCTTTAAGGATAATTATGAAAATAAATCGTTCGAGGAATATAAAGATTTTTCATTCCTGCCAATTCAGAATTTATCAGCAGTAGAGCGCCAGGTTTTAGTTGAGAAACATTTAATAAGTCCTCATCTAGTCAAACATGCGGATACTGCAGCTGCTTTAATTTCAGAAAATGAGCAGGTATCTGTCATGATTAATGAAGAGGATCATATTCGAATTCAGTTTTACTTACCTGGCTTTCAGTTAAATAAAGCATTGGAAAAATCCTTTGAATTTGATGATTGGCTTGAAGAAAAAATTAACTATGCTTTTGATGAAACAAGAGGTTATTTGACCAGTTGCCCAACAAATGTTGGAACAGGAATGCGGGCTTCTGTAATGATGCATTTACCTGCTTTGACACTTACAAAGCAAATTAGCAGAATGATTCCAGCGATTAACCAATTGGGGCTTGTTGTAAGAGGTATCTATGGTGAGGGTAGTGAAGCTGTAGGGAATATTTATCAGATATCCAATCAAATCACACTTGGTAAATCAGAAGAAGATATTGTTGAAGACTTACAAAGTGTTGTCGAACAACTCATTGATCATGAACGAAAAGCACGAATGCAAATCATGGAACAATCGAGTAAAAGACTTGAAGATCGTATTTACCGCTCCTATGGTGTTTTAGAATATAGCCGAATAATGGAATCTAAGGAAGCAGCGAAATGCCTTTCCGATGTTCGATTAGGGATAGATTTGGGTATTATTACTAATGTGTCTAAAAACATTTTAAATGAGCTAATGATATTAACACAGCCTGGATTTTTGCAACAATATGCTAGTAAGACATTAAACCCTGACGAGCGTGACATCTTAAGAGCCTCACTTATACGGGAACGATTACAGTTAGAAAAATAG